In a single window of the Anaerotruncus rubiinfantis genome:
- a CDS encoding RnfABCDGE type electron transport complex subunit B, producing MMPIIIVGGIGLAASVLLVIAAKVMAVPVDELFEAVRAELPGANCGGCGYAGCDDYAKAIVHDGVKTNLCPVGGEECAQKVSAAMGVACEEVVPQYAVVRCSGNCYKTDSIMDYEGKQSCAACNYFYQGKGSCSHGCLGYGDCIEACKYGAISIVDGIAVVDKAVCVGCGMCAKACPNHLIAIIPATSTVYVGCSSHDKGAFTRKVCKTGCIGCKKCEKTCESGAITVTDNLASIDPAKCTNCGNCVSACPTGAIVTCVSRCEAIAKEA from the coding sequence ATGATGCCAATTATTATTGTGGGCGGAATCGGCCTGGCAGCTTCGGTGCTTCTGGTCATCGCGGCTAAAGTCATGGCGGTTCCCGTCGACGAATTGTTTGAAGCGGTCCGTGCGGAACTTCCTGGCGCAAACTGCGGCGGCTGCGGCTATGCCGGTTGTGATGATTATGCGAAAGCGATTGTCCATGACGGCGTGAAAACGAATCTTTGCCCGGTGGGCGGCGAAGAGTGCGCGCAGAAGGTCAGCGCCGCGATGGGCGTTGCCTGCGAAGAGGTTGTTCCACAGTACGCGGTGGTACGTTGCTCCGGTAACTGTTATAAAACCGACAGCATTATGGACTATGAAGGAAAACAGTCCTGTGCGGCCTGCAACTACTTCTACCAGGGCAAGGGAAGCTGCTCGCACGGCTGCCTGGGCTACGGAGATTGTATTGAAGCGTGCAAATACGGCGCGATCTCGATCGTCGACGGCATCGCGGTGGTTGACAAAGCGGTCTGCGTGGGCTGCGGTATGTGCGCAAAAGCCTGCCCGAACCACCTGATTGCGATCATCCCGGCGACAAGCACGGTGTATGTGGGTTGCTCTTCCCACGACAAGGGCGCCTTCACCCGCAAGGTCTGCAAGACCGGCTGCATTGGCTGCAAAAAGTGCGAAAAGACCTGTGAAAGCGGCGCGATCACCGTCACCGACAATCTTGCGTCGATTGATCCGGCAAAGTGCACCAACTGCGGAAACTGCGTTTCCGCCTGCCCGACCGGCGCGATTGTCACCTGTGTTTCCAGGTGTGAAGCGATCGCAAAGGAAGCATAA
- the rsxA gene encoding electron transport complex subunit RsxA: protein MKEFAIIIVSAVLLNNYVLSRFLGICPFLGVSKKLDSAFGMSVAVTFVMAMATAATWPIYTYVLVPNNLDYLQTIVFILIIAALVQFIEIVLKKYIPALHRALGIYLPLITTNCAVLGVTILNLDEGYNFSQSLVNAVGSGLGFMLAMVLFSGVRSRVDASKSIPKAFQGIPVTLVAASIVSVSFMGFSGIVDGLFK from the coding sequence GTGAAAGAGTTTGCTATCATCATTGTCAGCGCAGTCCTGTTGAACAACTATGTTCTGTCACGGTTCCTCGGAATCTGCCCGTTCCTGGGCGTCAGCAAAAAGCTGGATTCCGCATTCGGCATGAGCGTCGCGGTCACCTTTGTCATGGCGATGGCGACCGCCGCCACCTGGCCGATTTACACCTATGTCCTGGTCCCGAATAATCTCGATTATCTGCAGACAATCGTCTTTATCCTGATCATCGCGGCGCTGGTTCAGTTCATCGAGATCGTGCTCAAAAAGTACATCCCGGCTCTGCATCGCGCGCTCGGCATCTATCTGCCGCTGATCACCACCAACTGCGCCGTGCTTGGCGTTACCATCCTGAACCTGGACGAAGGCTACAACTTCTCACAGTCGCTGGTCAACGCGGTGGGTTCCGGTCTTGGCTTCATGCTGGCGATGGTGCTCTTCTCCGGCGTGCGTTCCCGCGTGGATGCTTCCAAGAGCATCCCGAAGGCATTCCAGGGAATTCCGGTCACGCTGGTCGCGGCTTCAATTGTATCGGTCAGCTTCATGGGCTTCAGCGGAATCGTTGACGGCCTGTTCAAATAA
- a CDS encoding isocitrate lyase/PEP mutase family protein, with translation MDIKKNARLRELLKKPGILAIPGCHDALGARLIQQTGFSACYMGGNGSMASLLGMPDIGLATASEMIGRAHLIAECIDLPLICDSDTGYGGLNNVWRTVRDYEAAGVSGIHIEDQVTPKKCGAMDGVELIPAEEMCKKIKTAVKARRDPNFVIIARTDSYLQVGLEEAIRRCRLFAEAGADLLMPTCVASAEDMRAFTQAIPDTPFFIDVNEFSQEMHNFSDRELETLGVKVVVHPMMSILHEAAALGALYRCYKECGSTDEYLKNGRFMPQREYQALIGYEFTNNIEKIISE, from the coding sequence GTGGATATAAAAAAGAACGCGCGGCTGCGCGAACTTCTTAAAAAGCCCGGAATCCTTGCGATTCCGGGGTGCCACGATGCGCTCGGCGCGAGGTTGATCCAGCAGACGGGTTTTTCGGCCTGCTACATGGGTGGGAACGGTTCGATGGCCAGCCTGCTCGGAATGCCGGATATTGGGCTGGCGACAGCCAGTGAGATGATTGGCCGGGCGCATTTGATCGCGGAATGCATCGATTTGCCGCTCATCTGCGATTCGGATACCGGATATGGTGGGCTGAATAATGTCTGGCGCACGGTACGTGATTATGAGGCTGCCGGCGTCAGCGGCATCCATATCGAGGATCAGGTCACGCCTAAAAAATGCGGCGCCATGGACGGTGTCGAACTCATCCCCGCGGAAGAGATGTGCAAAAAGATCAAAACAGCCGTCAAAGCGCGCCGTGATCCCAATTTTGTGATTATTGCACGCACCGACAGCTACCTGCAGGTGGGGCTCGAGGAAGCCATCCGCCGCTGCAGACTCTTTGCAGAAGCGGGCGCTGATCTTTTGATGCCGACCTGTGTAGCTTCTGCGGAGGATATGCGCGCCTTTACGCAAGCGATTCCAGATACGCCGTTCTTTATTGATGTCAACGAGTTCTCCCAAGAGATGCACAATTTCAGCGACAGGGAACTCGAAACCCTGGGAGTCAAGGTGGTGGTTCACCCAATGATGTCGATACTGCATGAGGCGGCTGCGCTCGGCGCGCTTTACCGCTGCTATAAGGAGTGCGGTTCGACTGACGAATACTTGAAAAATGGCCGCTTTATGCCGCAGAGGGAATACCAGGCGCTGATCGGTTATGAATTCACCAACAACATCGAAAAGATCATCTCCGAATGA
- a CDS encoding TRAP transporter substrate-binding protein, protein MNSKKILAVLLSMTMLVGSLAACGGSESASSAAPAPAASAGDAAPAQSDPAPADAVTFTVTADVTGARAPYVDRFAELIAEKTEGRYKADVIAAASLGNASDMAQMLQMGTLDVLMSDDMSMDGVLDGALGFAWLPGLVKDYEEADKYYNNGWIADKLAEIMEQNNLIRISSYCNGFRQVGNIKRPITEMNDLKGLKIRTPSVESIVSFYEKCGALPVMIAGSEVLSALQTGTVDGLDNAVFNYVNQGITDVITQICTINYCYSGGCFIAGPDFWNKLSDEDKEIFRECAQIASDEFTEYFRAETENIQNKGVEGGQWEITEPSAEMQAELEKIYQEIWDESYDKYGADIMDPIISGEYKTLS, encoded by the coding sequence ATGAACAGTAAGAAAATACTCGCGGTGTTACTTTCAATGACCATGCTGGTTGGTTCTCTGGCTGCCTGTGGAGGTTCGGAAAGCGCATCCTCCGCAGCTCCCGCCCCAGCCGCTTCGGCTGGGGACGCCGCGCCAGCACAGTCCGACCCTGCACCGGCTGATGCGGTGACCTTCACCGTTACCGCTGACGTCACAGGTGCGCGCGCGCCGTATGTCGACCGTTTTGCAGAACTGATTGCAGAAAAAACCGAAGGCCGTTATAAGGCCGACGTGATTGCGGCTGCTTCGCTGGGCAATGCGTCCGATATGGCGCAGATGCTCCAGATGGGAACGCTCGACGTGCTGATGAGTGACGATATGTCGATGGACGGCGTACTCGACGGCGCGCTCGGCTTTGCCTGGCTGCCTGGCCTGGTGAAGGACTATGAAGAGGCTGATAAATATTATAACAACGGCTGGATTGCGGACAAACTGGCTGAGATTATGGAACAGAATAACCTGATCCGTATCTCCTCCTACTGCAATGGATTCCGCCAGGTTGGAAACATCAAACGCCCGATTACTGAGATGAACGACCTCAAAGGCTTGAAAATCCGCACACCATCGGTTGAATCGATCGTCTCGTTCTACGAGAAATGCGGCGCTCTGCCGGTTATGATCGCGGGTTCCGAGGTGCTTTCCGCATTGCAGACCGGCACTGTCGACGGTCTGGATAACGCGGTGTTTAACTACGTCAACCAGGGTATCACCGACGTAATCACCCAGATCTGCACCATCAATTACTGCTATTCCGGCGGCTGTTTCATCGCGGGACCGGACTTCTGGAACAAACTGAGCGACGAGGACAAGGAAATCTTCAGGGAGTGCGCCCAGATCGCATCGGATGAATTCACAGAGTACTTCCGTGCTGAAACCGAAAACATCCAGAACAAGGGTGTTGAGGGCGGCCAGTGGGAAATTACCGAGCCTTCCGCCGAGATGCAAGCCGAGCTCGAGAAGATCTACCAGGAAATCTGGGACGAATCTTACGATAAATACGGCGCGGACATCATGGACCCCATTATCAGCGGCGAATATAAGACGCTTTCTTAA
- a CDS encoding RluA family pseudouridine synthase, with translation MKEFLIKQNDAGQRLDKFLTKAVPLLPQALLYKYIRLKRIKLNGKRCEISTRLAAGDTLQLYINDEFFVPQKEDRLFLFAPTSLTVIYEDENILLADKKPGLIVHEDDQHQIDTLINRILHYLYEKGEYDPDLEQSFVPSLCNRIDRNTGGIVIAAKNAAALRILNEKIKEREIEKQYLCIVHGQMQKPADTLKGFLVKDEKTNMVTVYDHPMPDGRTILTRYRVLENRGRFSLLEVDLLTGRTHQIRAHLASIGHPLLGDTKYGHSRDNKGTGYRFQALYSYKLTFRFKTDAGILAYLDGKTFEAQQVWFRDDFDAGKIQ, from the coding sequence ATGAAAGAATTTCTAATCAAGCAAAATGACGCTGGGCAGCGTTTGGACAAGTTTCTCACCAAGGCCGTCCCCCTGCTCCCGCAGGCGCTGCTCTATAAATACATCCGCCTGAAGCGAATCAAGCTCAATGGCAAACGCTGTGAAATCTCCACCCGTCTTGCCGCCGGGGATACATTGCAACTTTACATCAACGATGAGTTTTTCGTCCCACAGAAAGAGGATCGGCTCTTCCTGTTCGCACCCACTTCCTTGACGGTGATCTATGAGGACGAAAACATCCTGCTCGCAGACAAAAAGCCCGGTCTGATTGTCCATGAGGACGATCAGCACCAAATCGATACGCTGATCAACCGCATCCTGCATTATCTTTATGAGAAGGGCGAATACGATCCTGATCTGGAACAGAGCTTCGTTCCTTCCCTGTGCAATCGGATTGACCGCAATACCGGCGGGATTGTGATCGCGGCCAAAAACGCCGCCGCGCTTCGCATCCTGAATGAGAAGATCAAGGAGCGGGAGATTGAAAAGCAATATCTTTGCATTGTGCATGGGCAGATGCAAAAGCCGGCTGACACGCTCAAGGGCTTCCTGGTCAAGGACGAAAAGACCAACATGGTCACTGTCTACGACCACCCCATGCCGGACGGACGCACGATCCTGACACGTTACCGGGTGTTGGAAAACCGCGGTCGTTTCTCGCTGCTGGAGGTCGATTTACTGACCGGGCGCACCCATCAGATCCGGGCACATCTGGCGTCAATCGGACATCCGCTGCTGGGCGACACGAAATACGGCCACAGCCGCGACAACAAGGGCACCGGCTACCGGTTTCAGGCGCTCTATTCCTATAAGCTCACCTTCCGTTTCAAGACGGACGCGGGAATTCTCGCCTATCTGGACGGAAAAACCTTTGAAGCGCAGCAGGTCTGGTTCCGGGACGATTTTGACGCCGGAAAAATCCAATAA
- a CDS encoding DeoR/GlpR family DNA-binding transcription regulator, with the protein MNNKNIRMQKIIELLDENKTMSVKELAETFEVSEMTIRRDLEQLRKNNAVERSYGRATLQNYKKVQIESGGFYDIAYEQIRNLKEKESIARYAASLVDPHDILIVDSGTTNTQLAKHLVDKEKITVLCYNFNILNELRRASDINLIFAGGYYHPEDQMFTSKENVEFIRSIRANKMFLSASGFHETLGVTCIHSHEVDNKRAAIASSAVCILLMDSSKFGKVQASFIASLDEIDAIVTDAGIPQEWRRMLEEKGIELHIAR; encoded by the coding sequence ATGAACAACAAGAATATCCGGATGCAAAAGATCATCGAGCTGCTCGACGAGAATAAAACAATGTCGGTGAAAGAACTGGCCGAGACCTTTGAGGTTTCGGAGATGACGATTCGGCGCGATCTGGAACAGCTTCGAAAAAACAATGCGGTTGAGCGCAGCTATGGCCGCGCGACGCTGCAAAACTATAAGAAGGTTCAGATTGAAAGCGGCGGATTTTACGACATCGCTTATGAACAGATCCGCAACTTGAAGGAGAAGGAAAGTATCGCGCGGTATGCCGCATCGCTTGTCGATCCGCACGATATTCTGATTGTGGACAGCGGCACAACAAACACACAGCTCGCAAAGCATCTGGTCGACAAGGAAAAGATCACGGTTCTTTGCTATAATTTTAATATTCTTAATGAGCTGCGCCGCGCCAGCGATATAAATTTGATCTTTGCGGGAGGGTATTACCATCCGGAGGACCAGATGTTTACCTCCAAGGAAAATGTCGAGTTCATCCGTAGTATCCGCGCAAATAAGATGTTTTTGTCCGCATCCGGATTTCATGAAACGCTGGGGGTCACCTGTATCCATTCACACGAGGTGGACAACAAGCGCGCCGCAATTGCATCTTCGGCGGTGTGCATCCTGCTGATGGATTCGAGTAAGTTCGGCAAGGTGCAGGCGTCGTTCATTGCATCGCTTGATGAAATCGATGCAATTGTCACCGATGCAGGCATTCCACAGGAATGGCGGCGAATGCTGGAAGAAAAAGGAATTGAATTGCATATCGCACGGTAA
- a CDS encoding TRAP transporter small permease, whose translation MKSNQKFFAALTGTNDLMKRAETFLMASCTLTLVAVIFIEVVCRYVLFISTAWAEELSRYLFIWLTYIGSAYAIDEGGHIEIDVCKQVLEKLKNKKFREKALSALEVAALLTTCAFLIVFGKIFWAYMMKIWTTTQTSPTMRIPMGYVYLPVFIGTVMGIYHCLYHLYRHARKIPAAR comes from the coding sequence ATGAAATCAAACCAGAAATTTTTTGCGGCGCTCACAGGGACAAACGACCTGATGAAACGGGCTGAAACGTTTCTGATGGCCTCCTGTACCTTGACGCTCGTGGCGGTCATCTTTATCGAGGTGGTGTGCCGATATGTGCTCTTTATATCAACCGCCTGGGCGGAGGAGCTTTCCCGTTACCTGTTTATCTGGCTGACCTATATCGGATCGGCATATGCGATTGATGAAGGCGGACATATCGAGATCGATGTCTGCAAGCAGGTGCTCGAAAAGCTTAAGAATAAAAAATTCCGGGAAAAAGCGCTGTCCGCGCTTGAGGTTGCAGCCCTGCTGACGACCTGCGCCTTTTTGATCGTCTTTGGAAAGATCTTTTGGGCATATATGATGAAAATCTGGACGACCACACAGACCTCCCCGACCATGCGCATCCCGATGGGCTACGTCTATCTGCCGGTATTCATCGGAACTGTTATGGGGATTTACCACTGCCTGTATCATCTCTACCGCCATGCACGCAAAATCCCCGCGGCCCGCTGA
- a CDS encoding helix-turn-helix domain-containing protein → MDIGTAVKDRILELCKERNITVNKLGTICGVTQSTLNNIVNGRNKSTTVSTIKKVCDGLEISINDFFDSPLFEGLEQEIK, encoded by the coding sequence ATGGATATTGGAACAGCCGTAAAGGACAGGATTTTGGAGCTTTGCAAAGAGCGGAATATAACCGTAAATAAGCTGGGCACCATTTGTGGGGTTACACAGTCAACCTTGAACAACATCGTAAATGGGAGAAACAAAAGTACGACAGTCTCAACCATCAAGAAGGTTTGCGACGGCCTGGAAATTTCGATCAACGACTTTTTCGACAGCCCGCTTTTTGAGGGGTTGGAACAGGAGATCAAATGA
- a CDS encoding four-carbon acid sugar kinase family protein codes for MVYLTMITDDLSGAADSGSYYTERGQELTIFTNAEEEIARRGGEIVAVNLSSRNTDGAVAKERHYSVCEKIQRLGPQMFMKKIGTGFRGNDAYELEGLLEAMPDYRCFIVDNAPDLGTFTLYGNQYCEGEILHKSLYAKDPVMPPTKSYIPEILEEHTRFSVGLVDIDALKGGMLAQKTAEQVAADHRIIVFDAVTREDTLNILQTLVPLYPQVFWTGSLGLADGLATYLYGAPQPHVFQKRRVKSLCFCASAYDMAQKQVTKSHENGLLISELNIDALLDGDETAKDRAVADCLAKNRQGSVIFIPRVEQYSYKPGVSKKIMEYMGECAERICANAVFDRVAVIGGETAQSIFARLKVGRMRLTGKLEPGVAEGEILDGTLAGKEFAIKGGSVGSIDSLEKMLCNWEPQE; via the coding sequence ATGGTTTACCTGACAATGATAACCGACGATCTGAGCGGTGCTGCTGACTCCGGCAGTTACTATACGGAACGCGGTCAGGAGCTCACGATCTTCACAAACGCAGAGGAAGAGATTGCGCGGAGGGGTGGGGAAATCGTCGCGGTCAACCTTTCTTCGCGAAACACAGACGGCGCGGTCGCCAAAGAACGGCACTATTCTGTCTGTGAGAAAATCCAGAGGCTTGGTCCACAGATGTTCATGAAAAAGATTGGAACCGGATTCCGCGGGAACGATGCCTACGAGCTGGAAGGGCTTTTGGAGGCGATGCCCGATTACCGCTGCTTCATTGTGGACAATGCCCCGGATCTCGGTACATTCACGCTGTACGGCAACCAGTACTGCGAAGGCGAGATCCTGCACAAATCCCTCTACGCAAAAGATCCTGTGATGCCGCCCACCAAATCCTATATTCCCGAAATCCTCGAAGAGCACACGCGCTTTTCGGTCGGGCTGGTGGATATCGACGCGCTCAAGGGAGGCATGCTCGCGCAAAAGACCGCGGAACAGGTTGCGGCGGATCATCGCATCATTGTTTTTGACGCGGTCACCCGGGAGGATACTTTAAATATCCTGCAAACGCTGGTGCCGCTTTATCCGCAGGTGTTCTGGACCGGCTCACTGGGGCTGGCGGATGGGCTTGCAACCTATCTGTACGGCGCTCCCCAGCCGCATGTTTTTCAAAAACGGCGGGTAAAAAGCCTCTGCTTTTGTGCCTCGGCATACGATATGGCCCAAAAACAGGTGACCAAATCCCACGAGAATGGGCTGCTTATTTCCGAACTGAACATAGATGCCCTGCTCGACGGGGACGAAACGGCTAAGGACCGGGCAGTTGCCGATTGTCTTGCAAAAAACCGGCAGGGCAGCGTCATCTTCATACCGCGTGTGGAACAGTATTCCTACAAACCCGGCGTCAGCAAAAAGATTATGGAATACATGGGCGAATGCGCGGAAAGGATCTGTGCGAACGCTGTGTTTGACCGCGTCGCGGTCATCGGCGGCGAAACCGCGCAGTCGATCTTTGCGCGTCTCAAGGTCGGCCGGATGCGGCTGACTGGAAAGCTGGAACCGGGCGTTGCCGAGGGGGAAATCCTTGATGGGACACTCGCAGGGAAAGAATTTGCAATAAAGGGCGGCAGCGTCGGAAGTATCGATTCACTTGAAAAGATGCTTTGCAATTGGGAGCCGCAGGAATAG
- the pyrE gene encoding orotate phosphoribosyltransferase translates to MITRERVEAILKESGVLLEGHFLLTSGRHSNKYMQCAKIFRHTKYSEELCAALAELYKDEKIDVVIGPAMGAVQMAYEVSRHVGCENFFTERVDGKMELRRGFAITPGMRCLIVEDVVTTGGSVKEVIELVKAAGGVVVGVGSIVDRSNGQVDFGVPFKAVYPTEVVSWEADECPLCREGKLPAVKPGSRKAPGAK, encoded by the coding sequence GTGATCACACGGGAACGGGTAGAAGCAATTCTGAAGGAATCCGGCGTACTTTTGGAGGGACATTTTTTGCTGACCTCAGGACGGCATTCCAACAAATATATGCAGTGTGCGAAGATTTTCCGACACACAAAATACAGTGAGGAACTCTGTGCGGCGCTGGCTGAACTGTACAAAGATGAAAAGATCGACGTGGTCATTGGGCCTGCAATGGGCGCCGTCCAGATGGCTTATGAAGTCAGCCGCCACGTTGGCTGTGAAAACTTCTTTACCGAGCGTGTTGACGGCAAAATGGAGCTGCGCCGCGGCTTTGCAATCACGCCTGGCATGCGTTGCCTGATTGTGGAGGACGTTGTCACCACGGGCGGTTCGGTCAAAGAGGTGATCGAGCTGGTCAAGGCGGCGGGCGGCGTTGTGGTTGGTGTTGGTTCAATCGTGGACCGCAGCAACGGGCAGGTCGATTTTGGCGTACCGTTCAAAGCGGTCTATCCGACTGAAGTCGTTTCCTGGGAGGCGGACGAATGCCCGCTTTGCAGGGAAGGAAAGCTTCCGGCTGTGAAACCCGGCAGCAGGAAAGCCCCGGGGGCGAAATAA
- a CDS encoding TRAP transporter large permease, which produces MSALTALVLFIVSFMVVAMLFKMPVSYALGFSSLLVLAFSGKNTVTIAQYAFSGLDSFALLAIPFYIFAGVLMEYSGISKMLIDWIKSFVGRIRGATGIITIVACMAFGVLTGSAMATISAIGKIMVPELEKDHYPAAYTSALLAATCFLGILIPPSVPGIMYALVSGTKISEVWMATIGPAFIFAIGYIIINYFRVGKFEVKQASEKTAMGQKLIDIGKNTVYAFPALLMPIIIYGCIYGGICTVTEAGALSAVYGIVYFVMIKRMKKNQIPISLWKCCAVAGVSTATIGLLNAFSTVAGKAMTLTGISNFLSDAITSNITSKLWFLIMINILFLFMGTFMDINATILIMTPLLLPVAQTYGITPVHFGTILIVNMCVGFLTPPFAVGIFVSSKIANASFGGTVREALPFMAVGLVAIIVTTACPGFVDFFVHLFT; this is translated from the coding sequence ATGTCAGCGTTGACAGCGCTTGTGCTGTTCATTGTTTCGTTTATGGTCGTCGCAATGCTGTTTAAAATGCCGGTTTCCTACGCGCTGGGTTTTTCGTCCCTGCTTGTACTGGCGTTTAGCGGCAAAAATACCGTGACCATTGCGCAGTATGCATTCTCGGGGCTCGACAGTTTCGCCCTGCTTGCGATTCCGTTTTACATTTTCGCGGGTGTTCTGATGGAATACAGCGGCATCTCCAAAATGCTGATCGACTGGATCAAATCTTTTGTAGGACGCATCCGCGGCGCGACGGGCATCATTACGATTGTGGCCTGCATGGCATTCGGCGTGCTCACCGGCTCGGCGATGGCAACCATCAGCGCGATCGGCAAGATCATGGTGCCTGAGCTCGAAAAGGATCACTATCCAGCCGCATATACCTCGGCGCTCCTGGCGGCGACCTGCTTCCTCGGCATCCTGATTCCGCCGAGTGTCCCGGGGATCATGTACGCGCTGGTTTCCGGCACGAAGATTTCCGAGGTCTGGATGGCGACCATCGGACCCGCGTTTATCTTTGCGATCGGCTATATCATCATCAACTATTTCCGTGTCGGTAAGTTTGAAGTCAAACAGGCGTCCGAAAAGACCGCAATGGGACAGAAACTCATCGATATCGGCAAAAACACCGTTTACGCCTTTCCGGCCCTGCTCATGCCGATCATCATTTACGGCTGCATCTACGGCGGCATCTGCACAGTCACCGAAGCTGGTGCGCTCAGCGCGGTTTACGGCATCGTCTATTTTGTGATGATCAAGCGGATGAAGAAAAATCAGATCCCGATTTCGCTCTGGAAATGCTGTGCGGTGGCGGGGGTGTCCACCGCCACAATCGGGCTGCTGAACGCCTTCTCAACTGTCGCAGGAAAAGCGATGACCTTGACCGGCATCTCAAACTTCCTTTCCGATGCGATTACCAGCAATATCACCTCCAAGCTCTGGTTTCTCATCATGATCAATATCCTGTTCCTCTTTATGGGAACCTTTATGGATATCAATGCCACCATCCTGATCATGACCCCGCTGCTTCTCCCGGTTGCGCAGACCTATGGCATCACACCGGTGCATTTCGGCACCATCCTGATTGTCAACATGTGCGTCGGGTTCCTGACACCTCCCTTTGCGGTTGGGATCTTTGTTTCCTCAAAAATTGCAAACGCGAGTTTTGGCGGCACAGTGCGGGAAGCCTTGCCTTTTATGGCCGTCGGTCTGGTCGCAATCATTGTGACCACAGCTTGTCCGGGCTTTGTCGACTTCTTCGTTCACCTGTTCACCTGA
- a CDS encoding class II aldolase/adducin family protein encodes MWEFELDYPRQLKEVCEYSRLVYERGLVSAEGGNISARCGENFLITGTNVALRSADREGVVFCGPDGSPLAGREGLRPSKETPFHKSVYRYRPEVNFIIHAHPSSSVAFTLLNKELPMLTDSAQMKLVRVPTIPEAWPGTPELAANVEKAVRENPDTFAFLMKAHGVLVLGREAEECFCLLELLEDTSKIALWVEAARRN; translated from the coding sequence ATGTGGGAGTTTGAATTGGACTATCCCAGACAATTGAAAGAAGTGTGCGAATATTCCAGGCTGGTTTATGAGCGCGGACTTGTTTCTGCCGAAGGCGGCAATATCAGCGCCCGGTGCGGCGAAAACTTTTTGATCACCGGCACCAATGTCGCGCTTCGGTCGGCCGATCGGGAAGGGGTGGTGTTTTGTGGGCCGGACGGCAGCCCGCTCGCGGGCCGGGAAGGGCTGCGGCCCTCAAAAGAGACCCCGTTTCACAAAAGTGTCTACCGTTATCGACCGGAGGTCAACTTTATTATCCATGCCCATCCAAGCAGCAGTGTCGCATTTACCCTGCTCAATAAGGAACTGCCGATGCTCACCGATTCGGCACAGATGAAGCTTGTGCGGGTTCCGACCATTCCGGAAGCCTGGCCAGGGACCCCGGAGCTGGCTGCAAACGTCGAAAAAGCGGTTCGCGAAAATCCGGACACCTTTGCCTTTTTGATGAAAGCGCATGGCGTACTGGTTCTGGGCAGGGAAGCGGAAGAATGTTTTTGTCTGCTGGAGCTCTTGGAGGACACGTCAAAAATCGCGCTTTGGGTGGAGGCTGCCCGCCGTAATTAA
- a CDS encoding JAB domain-containing protein, translating to MPGLHDGHRQRLKDRFLRDSLDNFEPHNVLELLLFYAIPQRDTNELAHRLIREFGSLSGVFNADFGDLCKVKGISANTATLLKLIPDLSRRYLDDFDQKGLVLTSIEAIGTFLQPKFVGRTKEQIFLLCLDSKGSVVYADFVIEGSINSAPMYTRNILEIAMRTQAVSVILAHNHPNGIAVPSNADMASTKAVYDALAVAKIRLLDHFIFAGSDYVSLRDSGYFSFEG from the coding sequence ATGCCTGGCTTGCATGACGGACACAGACAACGGCTAAAAGACCGGTTCCTGCGGGACAGTTTGGATAATTTTGAGCCGCATAACGTGCTGGAGCTTCTGCTTTTTTATGCGATCCCGCAGCGGGATACAAATGAACTGGCACACCGGTTGATCCGTGAATTCGGTTCGCTTTCCGGTGTGTTCAATGCGGACTTTGGCGATCTTTGCAAAGTGAAGGGGATCAGCGCCAACACCGCGACGCTTCTCAAGTTGATTCCGGATCTTTCCAGAAGATATCTTGACGATTTCGATCAGAAAGGTCTTGTGCTCACCAGTATAGAAGCGATCGGGACGTTTTTACAGCCAAAATTTGTCGGCCGCACGAAGGAGCAGATTTTTTTGCTTTGCCTCGATAGCAAGGGAAGCGTGGTTTATGCCGACTTTGTGATTGAGGGCAGCATCAATTCCGCGCCGATGTATACCCGCAACATTCTGGAGATTGCGATGCGTACCCAGGCGGTTTCGGTGATTCTGGCGCACAACCATCCAAATGGGATTGCTGTTCCGTCAAATGCGGATATGGCCTCGACCAAGGCGGTATATGATGCGCTGGCAGTGGCGAAAATCCGGTTGCTCGACCACTTTATTTTTGCAGGTTCGGATTATGTTTCCCTGCGAGATTCCGGATATTTTTCCTTTGAAGGATGA